CATTAGATATTATCCGATTTTATAGATGTAATTgaacatataatatataggtttttcagtaagagcgcttcaacttttgaacttttttgaataaaacacaaacggtttgacttttttaactaattttttttattatcgagtttgaacatatacatttaagtatgaaattcgatttcttttgcatgaccaccgcgtgcacgccttacgaagtccaatcgttgaacccaattttcgacaactcttttgcataaatcggccgaaattccagcaatttcgcgttcaatattggctctgagctcacaaatcgtcgccggcttgttactgtagaccaatgacttcacataaccccaaaacgggacggcttgttaaatggaccgtaaaatggccgtaatgctcttaaagtagcagcaacagaacgattattttcataaaaaatttgcacgatttgccatcgttgctcaagtgtgtagcgttccatgatgaaatgtatactaatgaagtttacaattgacaagcgaaaaataaaaaatattgcgtcgttcgccctccctatcggaaaaaagttgaagcgcacctattgaataaccctatactatacatttattactatttgagtaaatacaaacaaatgttTGTGCGACCAAACCCTAgggatgttaaaaaataatcgatttttgctttaatcgatttttttttcttattatcgaTTTTTTGTAGTCGATTTTATTAAAggcgaaaatcgatttttaataaatcgattATATGAGTTACAcattttaaatcgatttttgtaAATAGTGCCATCTGTGCGACGGATGATAAAATGGATAAGTAAGCTAACTAATGTGAACAAGTCGATAAAAATCAGTGCCATCTTTACGTacaaatatgtaatgaattgtGATCCtgcctttatttatttcttggaAGCTTTGAAGTGTCGAAATAAATATTGGTTTAACCATAAAAATGTCTTCCGCTGCTAAAACACCCAGAAGCTGCTGGCGCAAGTATTTTACAATAAGGAAGGAAAATGCAACCGCAAAATGTAAATACTGCCCAAAAGAGTTAAAAACATGCAATAACACTACAAACTTGAAACAGCACATGGAAAGAAAACATTCTGATGTCTTACAAGCTGACGAGGTAAAACTCATTATTTGATGTAatagttattatttaaaatattttaaattatattttgtttttatttttatcaccgCAGAATTCACATGAAGTTGATGTCCAGGATACTACCAATTTGAGGCATAATGATTCATTGGTGCATTCGCCATTGACAGACACTGAGGCTTCGTCGTTAACTCCAAAACGGGCTAGATCAACTATCGGAGCGGCTTTTTCAAGAATTTCAGCATATGCCTCAgatggagaaaaaaataaacaaataacaaacagCATCGCAGAAATGATATGCCGGGACAGTCTTCCTTACAATATGGTGGAAGGAACAGGATTCAAAAAGCTAATGAAAACTATCGTTCCTTTGTACAAGGTTCCATGTCGTAAAACTATCACAGATCTCATTGATACTAAATATGACGAAAAAAAGAcccttattaaacaaaaattacggTCTGTTAAAAACGTCTATCTTACAATAGATGAATGGAAGGATATGCAGTTAAGAAGTTTTTTAGGCGTGACTGTTcactttataatatatattagaaaattttgaaatgaaatcggTGAATATCGCATGTGAACCGCTTCATGACAATCATACAGGCGAATATTTATCGGAGATGGTTCTTAATGTTTGTGAAGATTGGGGTTTGTCGCATGACAAAATTGTGAGTGTTACTACAGACAATGGCGCTAACATGGTTAAAGCTATTGAGATTACTTTCGGCAGAGCAAAACATATTCGATGCCTAGCACATACGTTGAATCTAGTAGTTGAAAATTCTGTGAGTTCCTCTgatgttaaactttttttggatAAAGTACGAAAAATCGTAACTTGGTTCCACCAAAGTGGTGTAGGCGCTGAAGAATTGCGACAGATGCAAATGCAGGAAAGCGTTGTTGAAGGAAAATTGAAGCATTTGGTCGGAGATGTGTCTACAAGATGGAACTCACAATTATTTATGATTGAACGTTTTGTGTTAATGAGCAGCACAATTGGATCTATTTTAATAAACCATCCGAATGCACCCCAAATGCTTCAAGCAAACGAAATCGTTGTGCTCAAAGAAATTGGAAAAGTTTTAAAGCCTTTTCACAATGTTACCGAAGAAATGAGCGCTGAAAAATATGTGACAGCTAGTAAAGCTATACCTATTATCAAGTGCTTGAGAACTTTGTTAGACGCTATACCGATAACCAGTGATTTGGCCaatcaattcaaatattcattgcaaacagaactaaaaaaaagatttgaaaaCATACAGAAAGTTCACCTTTTCTCAGTCGCAACGTTTTTGGATCCtagattcaaaaaaattcatttagatGAGCCATTATCTTTgtcaaaaacaattaattatacCAACCGATGCCTAAGTTTAAATACTAGGAATGATGATACTATACTGGTGACCGATTTTGAATCATCTGTTTCATCACAAGTTGCCAGCGACGATCAAGATATATGGCAGGTACACCATAACAAAATAATGGCTGCTAATACGTCAATGACAAAAAATACAGAGATAGATTTATATATCGCAGCGCCATTATCAAATCTTAAAGTAGACCCTCTCGATGTATGGAGAAGTTCTGAGGGAacttttccaaaattaacaGACTTAGCTTTGAAACACCTCTCAGTGATGGCCACTTCTGCACCAGCTGAAAGATTATTTTCGAAGGCTGGGAATATTGTCAGAAAAACTCGAAACCGTATTTTAGGAAAGCGACTaccaaaactattatttttaaactctttGACTGAAGATTTatggcaataattttttaagtttctgaTAAATTTTGATTTGAGGTTTGGAGGAagcttccttttcttttttaatgttcataCCCAACAATTCTCGTTATATTTAATACTTAAATTAatcgtttaattttattttgattctaGTCGAATGTTAATTGATACAAAACATTTGTGGcaattatttaattgaatttttttattacttaaactaAAAGCTTGAAGAtagctttcttttattttcttagttttgtttgttatattGCTATATTTTGTACTCTtatagttttgtattatttttactgcaataaaatatttaagagtactaaaaaatgtatatatgtatcattaatttgaatatgtatttataatctTAAAGTCGtccttttagatattttttcatacttatatatcaaatatgcatttttcgtattaaaaaatcgaaatatccacaaaaatcgattattccctcaaaaatcgattttttataaatcgatTTAtcttgaaacgaaaaaaatcgattattaaaTGATCGATTTTTTCGACTCGAGGTCACATCCCTACCAAACCCTGCAAACCCCAATCAATTCCGCACGTACAATATTATTCTACAACTTAAAAGGTTCTTTATCCATGAATAAATAGCGCATTCTGTATTTGTTGCATCTTAGTCCCTTGGAAAGGCTTCCCTCTACACATTGTTGAATGCACCACTAATGCctagaaatactcctaaagTGTATTCCTTATACTCTAGGGATTTCTCTAGAACTAACACTAGTGAGTGTAACGCAGTCTCTGTTGACCTGCCTTTAGTATATGCGTGTTGGACCTTAGATATAATGTCTGACACCCTATTTTCTCTAATGTGGGCGTCGAGAAATTTCTCAAGGGTTTTCAGGAAGAATGAGGTCAAACTGATTGGCCTAATATATGTTCCTTTGAGAGTGTGGGGTTGCTTTTACCTGCTTTCGGTATAAACACATCCCTTGTTCCTCTCCAGAGTACTGGCACATAGTTGAATCTGAAACATCTTGTGCATATCGGTTT
The Anastrepha ludens isolate Willacy chromosome X, idAnaLude1.1, whole genome shotgun sequence DNA segment above includes these coding regions:
- the LOC128869299 gene encoding E3 SUMO-protein ligase ZBED1-like — its product is MVLNVCEDWGLSHDKIVSVTTDNGANMVKAIEITFGRAKHIRCLAHTLNLVVENSVSSSDVKLFLDKVRKIVTWFHQSGVGAEELRQMQMQESVVEGKLKHLVGDVSTRWNSQLFMIERFVLMSSTIGSILINHPNAPQMLQANEIVVLKEIGKVLKPFHNVTEEMSAEKYVTASKAIPIIKCLRTLLDAIPITSDLANQFKYSLQTELKKRFENIQKVHLFSVATFLDPRFKKIHLDEPLSLSKTINYTNRCLSLNTRNDDTILVTDFESSVSSQVASDDQDIWQVHHNKIMAANTSMTKNTEIDLYIAAPLSNLKVDPLDVWRSSEGTFPKLTDLALKHLSVMATSAPAERLFSKAGNIVRKTRNRILGKRLPKLLFLNSLTEDLWQ